From the genome of Mixophyes fleayi isolate aMixFle1 chromosome 2, aMixFle1.hap1, whole genome shotgun sequence, one region includes:
- the LOC142139561 gene encoding beta-1,3-galactosyltransferase 5-like, with protein sequence MFSSLKRRCDPRSKNNKEMARKKGIFVAMLLLSCLGMFFITLQNVDLCYFCFSDYIPYNLSYDRKMFMKLPDVDCRQTPPFLVLLVTTTHEQNFARMAVRQTWGKKRSIRGKKVITYFLLGAKQSRKDEDRLTDESIVYNDIIQRDFIDSYSNLTLKTLLGIDWITQHCPQASYVMKTDTDMFVNIFYLVELLLRKNQTSNLFTGFLKPDDRPIRSIFSKWYVSKKEYTGWKYPPFCSGTGYVFSVDVALKIYNISATVQFLKLEDVYIGMCLDRLKIPLQELHTEPTFFPSKPSFSVCTYRKIVTSHEVQPQEILLYWEALRNSKDEHC encoded by the exons ATGTTCTCTTCTTTGAAACGCAGATGCGACCCCAGGTCCAAAAATAATAAGGAG atgGCTCGGAAAAAGGGGATCTTTGTCGCCATGCTGCTGCTCTCCTGTTTGGGCATGTTTTTCATCACACTTCAAAATGTTGATTTGTGCTACTTCTGCTTCAGTGATTATATTCCCTACAATTTAAGCTATGATAGGAAAATGTTCATGAAACTACCTGACGTGGACTGTAGACAGACTCCCCCATTCCTGGTGCTGTTAGTGACCACGACGCATGAACAGAATTTTGCACGAATGGCCGTTCGTCAAACATGGGGGAAGAAAAGATCGATCAGAGGTAAAAAAGTGATCACGTATTTTCTTCTGGGTGCCAAGCAAAGCAGAAAAGACGAGGACAGGCTGACAGATGAAAGTATTGTCTACAATGACATTATTCAAAGAGATTTCATAGACTCATATAGCAACTTGACCCTTAAAACATTACTGGGCATTGACTGGATTACTCAGCATTGCCCTCAGGCCAGCTACGTTATGAAGACCGACACAGACatgtttgttaatatattttatcttGTTGAACTGCTTTTGCGGAAAAATCAGACTTCTAATCTCTTCACGGGATTCCTAAAGCCGGATGATAGGCCTATACGGAGCATATTTAGCAAATGGTATGTAAGCAAAAAAGAGTATACAGGGTGGAAGTACCCTCCGTTTTGTTCGGGTACAGGCTATGTTTTCTCGGTGGACGTTGCCCTTAAGATCTATAATATTTCTGCCACTGTACAGTTCTTAAAACTAGAGGATGTTTATATCGGGATGTGCCTGGACAGACTAAAAATTCCCTTACAGGAACTTCACACCGAGCcaacattttttccttcaaaacctTCATTTTCCGTCTGCACGTACCGCAAGATTGTAACGTCGCATGAGGTGCAGCCCCAAGAAATTCTGCTTTATTGGGAGGCCTTAAGGAACTCAAAAGACGAACACTGTTGA